GTTGTATTGTATTAtgtcatataaaatatatcttgTGGCTGCTATTGTTGTTGgggtattattattattttgcatTCCATGTTTGACGAGTGTTTTCCCCGGTTTGAATAGCATGCATAGAATAACTAACTAACTTCAACATCTTTATCTCCTTTGCTTTTTAAATTAAGGGGAAGGTAAGTGGCGAGATTGCGAGGATTATATCTCCTAAAACAGACTGTGTTTTGCCTTTTTCATATTTGTTATACATAACAGAAAAGGGGGTTTGACAAgcaatatatattataagtaCAAATCATTGACCGGTTTGTTGTACTTGGTTGATTCTCAGGGGTCTGAAACTTGTGGTGACATGATTCAAGGAAGCATCCTTTTGATGAAAACCATAAACTGGAAGTTGAAGGAGGTGTGCGGTTTTAGTGCAGCCTTGGGTCCATGAGAAATGTTCTTGGTCTGCGAAAAGAGAAAACAAATGGTAGCAGATGCAAAGTCAGAGATCAATGGTTCCTATGATTGCGTAAAAATTTGAGTGTTAGTGTCAATATACAAGTCACGTGCTCTGGCTCAGCTTGGAATTCCTTCTGCTATCTGTATACAACACTAAAATGGGAGTCCGACACACTTAGTAGATCAAGTCTAATTAATAACCTTTTGGGAAATTTGAGATCCATCTAAGCTTACTCCGAACCCAATGGACGATATCAGGCAGACTTGGAATTGTTTGCAATAAACAATATAGGGTTATATGCGGTCAAGTATCCAAACTGGAGAATAATCATGTTCAGTGATTGTTTTAACTTTGCTGTATGCTTATTGATTTGTGctatattattaattgattgtGCACGTGCCAAATAGTCTGCGAAGAGTGAAAGATATATATAGCTAAAAGATTACACAAACCAGTAAAAGGGAGAATGTATTGATCAAAGTGCACAAACAGTTAAACTTCATTCGACCTGTGTATCTAAGAGAGTATGGGACCTCTGGAGTTCTGGTAGGTCTTCTTTCCTGAGAGTTGATATTGACATGTAACCAGAAACGGACATTGTAATCCTTGTCTAAAGTCTTGATGAAAGAGAACTTGAGAATTGTTAATCCACTGAAAGTCTAGTCCATCAACGTGGAAAGCATTATTATCCATTAAAAACTAGTATGTAGAAATGGTTTTGGAATTCTTAATAAGAACAGCTTCTGAATGAATTCagtataataatttattactgTCAATAGATATTTTGACTGTTCAGTTCCAATTTAATTTGTGCGTCATGACAAGTGGTCATAGTGAACGGCCATTAAATTAAAGCAGACACAGTATATAATGAATTTACCAGGATATTTCGTTGGAGATTTGCAATTCATATtgcatttgaattttttttccccTCTCAATTAAGGATATAATAAAGCGTTTGTTGTCtgtattgaatttatttataaactatCAAATTTGTCACTGATTTTATAAGATGCTCTTAAATAGATCTTtaatattacaaatattttaaatgttttgacTTATGAAAACATAATCATATCTGGTCTTCTATCAAATTTTAGACACAAAaactatcaaattaatttatataattaggtatgattgataaaattaacggttcaattaatttaaaaatgtaaattgacattcttacttaaaattaaattttatcaatcaacacttcaaatatttttaaagtagcaatttaaatttaacaatctaatatatatatttttttatttatatagttagtttgtttattttaaattataataaataaattatagatgataaaaattaattttagttacaATAACAAAGgtaaaagtgaaagaaaaaaaattataaattataagttcATAAACTACTTAAATTAGCTTATAAAAAACACTATAAGCTATAAATGCATAAATAACTATTACTATAAGTTCGTTTCTTTTGCTTTACCAAACATAGCCTTAACACTTATTACCTATTaggttttatattttgaataattagttattattaatttggtCCATAAGTAAAATAATGTTAGTAGGAAGGTGTACACCGCTGATTTATAAAGTTGTTTACTCTTAGGTTAGTTGTTAgtaattctttttttcttctgaacTTAGACTCtcttaaattcaaaaaataaaataaaattataatgagTATCACCAACATGGTATGACACAAGTGGTTATATTTAAATGTTTCAACcgtttaattgaaaatttaagaATTGTCTAATGcgtaagaaaaaatatatgttttaagaattgattttttaaataaattttctgcATATCACTGCGATTATATTCAAAGAtacttgaaaagaaaaaaaagataatcaaATAGGATTTCAAAAACATTCTTATGTAAGACATGGATGATGAGTGATTATTATTGATTAAAgtgaaagaataataataatgtaagaTGAGAATAtgatttttgaataattattagcTTTATTTTCACACATAAATCATAAGATTAGATATTTTTGCTATTTATATTGAATTTTGAGAACCAGGCCAACGAAACAAAAAGGGCTAAACCTAAAGAGAAACCGAAGGCGTGAACAATGTTTTGTTGATTGAATGTGGTGAGTGAGAGAGTGTAGTTGTAGACTAGGGGTGAGGGTTTAATTTGCTGGCACaatcaaaaagttatttgtaTTTTTCACTATTTTGTGTTTCGCGTTGCGCttcttaatattattatatcaattcTTTCTTTCAAAGCTTCCAAAGTACCCTTCACTCTCTCTCTAACacctctttctctctctttcgAAAACCAAAACCCACCGAATTCGTGGTTTACTGATTCCGGCAGTGATGGCGGCGGCGGCGACACCATCGTGGCAACCACAGGAGCAAGGGTTCAAAGAGATCTGCGCCCTATTGGAGCAGCAGATTTCTCATTCTTCTTCCGCTGATAAGTCTCAGATTTGGAACCAAATTCAACAATACTCCAACCTCCCTGACTTCAACAATTacctcattttcatcttttccCGTGCTCAGGTAATTCATTCCATACTCTTTACTTTCATTTTCctcaaaataactaaataaatttatcaaaggttctttttttattttattttttatttcctaaATTTGCTTCATATTGTCTTGTTCTGCTTGGATTGGGAGATTTTTAGTTATGTGTAGGtttttgtgtttgatttgattgttctgaactgaactgagtAATATCTAGTTGACTGATGAATGTGATGACTAAATTATTGCTGCAATTTGGTAGCGTTACTCAAACGGTTGTAGTCACTGTTTGTTATTCTGTCGTTTTGTAACTACTTGGTagtgttgttttgtttgttagttAGTTCATCAATTTCCACCAATTTCGTAACTACTTGTTCTTTGATATCATATGTCTAAAAGGGTAAGTATGTGTATTTCTCAAATGCTTTGAAATCattgaaattatataatttaacttcGATGGCATTGCCTGCAAATTGCAATCACGTATTTTGAGACTTTTTTTGCTCATGGAGGTGTAAAACACGGTATGATCATCAAAATGCATGTTTGGATTGGCGACATAGTCTGGCAGAATCATGTGATTTTGAAAAAAGCTACACTTTTGGAACTTTAACAAAATTATAGTGTCACCCTGATTTCGTCAAACTTTCAGTAATTCCAAATATACATGGTCTTTTAAATGCTAGTTTATATAAAACTACGTGTTGTGCTATGCGGCATTTCTGGTTTGATGGATTCCTGGATTTCCTGACGTAGCATTGATAACTGTGCTGCTTTCGTAATTTTCTTTTGACCAGGGAATATCTGTGGAAGTTAGACAAGCCGCAGGTTTATATCTGAAGAATAACCTGAGAAATGCATATAATTTAATGCGTCAAGAGTACCAACAATACGTGAAATCAGAGTTGCTGCCTTGTCTTGGTGCAGCAGATAAACACATAAGGTCTACGACAGGAACTATTGTCAGCGTTGTTGTTCAAACCGGAGGAGTTTCACGGTGGCCTGAATTATTGCAAGCCCTTGTAAATTGCTTGGACAGTAATGATCTAAATCACATGGAAGGTGCAATGGATGCATTATCCAAGGTATGCTCCCCATTTTAAAGTCAGTATAATCATAATATGCTTAAATTACTGTTCTAGCTAAAATTGTTCGTGTGTACAGAAATTATAGAGTACTTTCATTATTGAAGCTACACAGAACCCCTATAGGGAGGGGAGAGAGAAGGTTATTTGATAAAAGAGACCAAAAacataattaagtaaaaaaccAAAAGGCGACTTATAGTTCTCCTTTTGTTTATCATCTCCCTTCTTTCTTCCCGTGATTCCAAATAACAGAAACGAGATGAAGGCTTGGCAGCTTTAGAATGGAAGATCTTATGCTTTGTTGAAATTTTTGAGCAGATAAAGTTCTTGATATTTGATCTCTAATTTGGTAAattcttatataaaatatacaattgaAAGTCAAATTAGATGGATAGAGGCTCTATGcactgtttttttttaaatggttggAAATATTCCATTTCCGGTATCAAAGACTGGTACTTCAGATTCCCTAGTATTGTTTCCATAAGCACATTTAAACACTAGTTATTTTACTGCACATGCAGATTTGTGAAGATGTTCCCCAAATTCTTGACTCTGATGTACCAGGGTTAGCAGAGCGTCCCATCAACATATTTCTTCCCAGATTATTTCGGGTAACATCAgtatttttttccctttttgtttttgtttgtgtgATTATATCTTCCAACtgttcctttatttatttttttatttttttgtttcagTTTTTCCAATCACCTCATGCTTTATTAAGAAAGCTATCGTTGGGTTCTGTTAATCAATACATCATGTTAATGCCTTCTGTAAGTATATCATGAGACTTTATCATCCCTGTTTTTTGGTTATTAAATATAACATTGATGATCGGAATTGATAATAGTAGGCTAATTCATTCTGTTTAGGCCTTATACGTATCCATGGATCAATATCTTCAAGGTCTGTTTGTTCTTGCAAATGACCCTACTGCAGAAGTGCGGAAGTTGGTAAGTTCTTAATGCCTTATTGTGTGAATGTATTTGATGtaactcaaataaaatattttctgaaATCGTAAATTTCTGAAATACTTGATGCTCTCTTTCCAAATCTAGCTTATTTTGGTTGGTTTGGATAGGTAGTAGTTGAAGTCTTTCGTCATGTGGCACTGCCCTCTACTTTCTGcatattctatattttatgtATGCATTATTTGTACGACTCTGGAGAGTCAACCCTGGACTGTATTGATGTATGAAGAAACTTAATTTTTGATAGGTTTCGTTATTCATAACTTATATGAAGGAGATCGATTGACTCCTAGTTTCTCAAATCAGCTGTTTCTATTTCTTATTAATGTTGGAATTAATTGAGACCATCCTTATTTCCATTGACGACCAGGTTTGTGCAGCATTTGTTCAGCTGATTGAAGTCCGTCCGTCTACCTTGGAGGTGTGGGCTTCTTACTCTAGTTCATTTCAGTTTTTAAAGTGCTATGGGAACATTGCATATTGGGCTTTTTATTGCACTTTATAGATTCCAATCACATTACACTTCatataagtgttaagttgttTGAGTAAGTAGAAAACAAGAAGCTGGAAAATGATAATGTATTTCATCTGGAAACAGTAAAATCTGAATATGTTACTATGTCTTACAATcttatcttttgttttattttgtattaatacaattataatatttgacaTACTCAAACAAGAAAGCACCAAGTCTGGTGGTCATTTGCTTTATTTCAGATTAATTCGATTCTATCAGCTCCCTCTTTTCTGATCAATTGTTAACCATGCTGCAGCCACATCTAAGGAATGTGATTGAATACATGTTACAAGTCAACAAGGACACAGATGAAGACGTGGCCCTTGAAGCCTGTGAATTTTGGTACTATTTGGTtgagattttattttgttaatgtaCAACTAGTAGATGGTGTTcgtagtatatatatatatattgttgtgATGATTCACTAGGAAAGGaataaactaaattataattgtttgttttatgaGGAAAGGGGGAGGGGGAAGAGTTCGGTTGGATGGCTACTGTCTATAATATATTCCACAATGAGAAGTATATCCCACAACGGTGTCTGATCttacaaatttttttctctGTATAATATGTTCACTATGATGGCATATCAATAATCAATTTCCTGTTTCTGAAATCAGCACACTAATGAAAATAAGAGTTTGATGTTTCTATAATATGGTTATGCTGTATCCTAAATCCAGTAAGCTTtataatctttttctttttgataatTGCTATTGCAGGTCTGCATATTGTGATGCTCAATTGCCACCAGAAAATTTGAGAGAATACTTGCCTCGTCTTATTCCAGTAAATCTAATTatagacattttattttatagttgttTTACCGTGCAAggttttaaatttgaaatttatccGTTTCTGTTGCATCTTTGCAGATATTGTTGTCAAACATGGCTTATGCGGATGATGATGAATCCGTGATTGAAGCCGAGGTTTACTCTTTGATTGATTAGTGTTTGTTGATGCCTTTGAATTAACTCTTGTTAATTTTGATTATGTGgctttgtttttttctttcaggaAGATGGTTCTGAACCTGACCGAGATCAGGTCTGATTGATTTTGGCTGAGTTACTGGATTTCTTTAGTTTGACATGTTTctaattttaatagttttttctCACAGGACCTTAAACCTCGATTTCATGTATCAAGGTTTCATGGATCAGATGAAGTAGAAGATGATGTATGTTATATCTGCTCTGTTCATTGCTTATTATGGTCATTTGTTTAATCATTCTGTCTCTATTTATTATAGTTTTCAACTTTTCATAGCTTTTATAAGATGAAATGACAAGAAAAAGATGCTTTACTGATCTGGACTCAGaaatttttcattttccatATTTAAAGGATGACGACGTTGTCAACACATGGAATTTACGGAAATGTAGTGCTGCTGCTCTAGATATTCTCTCGAACGTGTTTGGGGATGAAATCCTTCCTACTCTGATGCCTATTGTTGAGGTGCTGCTCTAGAATGCCTATCGTTGAACTGGTGATTTATAGACTGTATACATGTAAATAATGTGTTAAACAGAGGTGTAGGTATAGAAGACATAATGACCACAAACATTTTGTTTTGCTGTATACTCTCATTTTGAATATCCTATTGATTTGTGTTGTAACTGAGTTGCTTCTGGATACATACTATTGTATGACATTAATTTCTGTACATGCTGTTACTACCTTCTGAGGATACTCTAAAATTTGTAAGAATTTGATTAGGCCAAGTTGTCAACAGTCGGAGATGATGGTTGGAAAGAAAGAGAAGCTGCCGTGTTGGCACTCGGTGCCATAGGTGAGGGGTGCATCAATGGTCTTTATCCTCATCTGTTAGAGGTATGCTCTGTTATTTTCTTCTGATGACTTTAATGCAAAAGCAGATGGCTTAATTGTGGGAAAaagtttaatttgtttttatatttgattagtaTATGGTAGACTGAATTCTCATTTCCCTCAGACAACTTCTTGTTTAGGCCTTACTAATCGTTGTACATAAATTTATAGCTTTCAGTAGATCTGCTTTTGTTCCAAAACATATGATCGCTTTTAGGATAATTCTTGCTTGATAAAATGCTTTGTATGGTTGTTCTCTTCTTTCATACTAATTTATTATGGTCACGTTCAATTATTCAATTACTGTCATGCCTTTCTGGATGATATATTTCCAATCCTTGTGAAAAGAAGTAAAACGTTTACTTGACTACATTTAGTTACATTTGCTTAGTCACCATCTTTCTTATTTTATTGAGTCAGGTTTTTTGATCTATTTTATTTGATCCCCACGGTCATACATCAATCAAaatttgatgtttaaatacATTCTTTTGTGCTGCCCATATTTCATGCTAATTAAATAAATCGGAAAACTAAGCCATTCATTTGTTCTGGTTTTATAGATTGTGGCATTTCTTATCCCTCTTCTTGATGATAAGTTTCCTCTGATACGGAGTATTTCATGCTGGACAATATCCCGGTTTAGCAAATTTATCATTCAGGTATGCATGTCTTTTTGTTCCCTCCCCTGCAATTGAACATCAATTATCTGTTCGAGCTgatgttttcaaatttttataactTCATTCACGTTTTatattcttaataaatattCTATACTAATACGGTATATTTGTTATTCCTGATGTTATTTCAACCAATTGTTCTTATTACATGCTCCACTACTTATGATCACATATTAAATATTCTGATTTTagcttatatattttataaatgcaCATCCATCATGATCCGTGGAAATTGAAGTCAATCTTGTGTCGATGAAAATCTTCAGAGAGTGAACAATTGACAAAATGCATAATTGGGTGGAAGGCTTTCCCTCATGCATATCATgctaataaaatttaacatgCACAATCAACATGATAATTAGTTATAACTAACATAGTTTATTGATCAAAATCACTTTCTACATGGAGTTCTTAGAGGTTATGTCAAATCATAGAACAATCTCAATGGATCTTGATCATTTGGACCATTGTAGTTTGTccagtttatttaaaaatggcAAAACCAGGAGCAAATATTGTTTATTAATACATATGAAACAATATCTGAGTTTATTGATTTATAGTTGGATATAGTGCAATTTGGTgtatataaatttcattttggagagcttgttttaaatattgatgtGTGTGTAGGGTATCGGGCATCCCAAGGGATATGAACAATTTGATAACATTCTTATGGGTCTTCTTCGAAGAATTTTGGATGATAATAAGCGTGTACAGGAGGCGGCTTGTTCAGCTTTTGCTACACTGGAAGAGGTTCTGACTACAATTTCTGTTCATCTATCCTTATTGAATTAgttcatttattttgaatatatacAATTCTCAAATTTGATTTACTTATGGTAGGAGGCTGCTGAAGAGCTGGCACCACGCTTGGAAATCATATTAAAGCACCTGATGGTTGCATTTGGGAAATATCAGGTGACCTCCCAACCTTAATACTCAATTTTGTTGATGTTTCATGTAAAATGTGTCATTTGGAAGAGCACTCCCTCTATTGTTGCTGTATCTTTTCCTTCTCATTATATCTATGTTCAGGCAtctttaattgtagttttttgTTCTAAACTTTAGAGGCGAAACCTCAGAATTGTATATGATGCTATTGGAACTCTAGCTGAAGCTGTTGGGGGTGAGCTGAATAAGGTATACCAATCAACATTCTTCCTCAACCTAaacttttctctttttctccCAAGTTATTTTCATAGTTTATCATCAAATATTCTCTATTTTTCTGTGCAGCCTGTTTATCTTGACATTCTCATGCCACCATTAATTGAGAAGTGGCAGCAACTTTCAAATTCAGACAAAGATCTCTTTCCACTCCTAGAGTGCTTTACATCTATAGCACATGTACGTTTGTCTGTTTTTTCTGgtatatgatatatttaacAAGTTTTATCCCGTCTGTACTGTACTGTATTTACTTTCAAAACATTTATTATATGTGTGTTTCAATTTGAGTATGTCTTAGAATTTGGGATGGAGCTTAACTCCCATAAAGCTAGCTCATGGGGTGAGGGTTGCCCCCCTCCCCAATATAAccattgttaaaataatatcattatcCAGTGTGACGGCCCTCTCACGTCTATGATTGAACATCTGAATTGTGAAGTTTTTCAGAGTGAACCCTCTCATGTCTATGAAATTAGACTTTGTTTGATATTATTTGCTAAAAAGAGGAATGCTAAGAACACACTCTTTTTCACTTTCTAAAAAATGTGTTGACTATTTATGGGATAAATTGGTCATAGAGTCTGTTACTAGCATTCTTCATTGCTGGAatccttttttaaaaattgcttAAGAACTTGTGGTCACCTGTGGTACTGGTTAGACAGTGCTATTTATATTGTTATGCAAAAAATACGATGTCCTGCTTCTTCTTTCATGAGGTTCTAGGTACCATAAAATGGTTGTTTATGTTAAAGTTGACAGTGAATTCTTTGCTGTTGAAAGTGAGtagatttatttattacatttgaATATTAATAGGCTTAATGCTAGCAATTAGAAGTTAGATTATAATTTTGTTCTCGTGTTGTATATGCTTTGAATATTAGGAAGCTATCTGTATCATTTGGAGTTTATTTGTGCCATTAATATGCATTTCCTTGTCTGTCTTGAAATTTTGGTATTAAATTTGTAACAGGCACTGGGTACTGGATTCACTCCATTTGCTGAACCTGTATTTAGGAGGTGCATAAATATAATTCAGACCCAACAGTTCGCAAAGGTTCTGGTCACTTTTACGCATTAATCTACTAAAATTTAGTTTACATAATACCTTCGTGGAAAactcagattttaaacacttcGACAGTTTCGTAGGTGTTGTCTGACATACTAATTTTCAGTAGTGGGGAactaattttgagaatttttttgttGTCGAAGTAGTTAAGTgtgttttattgttttgttttgtttctatttCAGACCGATCTTGGTGCAGCAGGGGCTCAGTATGACAAGGAATTCATTGTATGCTCTCTTGATCTGCTTTCTGGACTAACAGAGGGTCTTGGCAGTGGAGTAGAGAGTTTGGTACTTATccaaaactttatttttgaGATATGAGATCATGCATTTTTGTTAGTAAAGTATATTTCTTCTTCTTGGATGTTATTTTCCTGTAATATTTTTGCTTATTTAGCTCTCTACAGCTTTAAATTCTTTACTCAATAATCAATATTGGGAAAAACCCGAGTCCCAcattgaataaatataaaacctGAAATGAGTTTATGATGAGAGACACTCTTCTTCTTACAAGTCAGTTTTGTAAGGATTAGTTGCACCTAATTTAGAAACATAACAATATGGTAGTAGAGCCTATCCATTAGGCCACTCATAATTTATATCCACGCACCATGCCCAATAGTGCTGGCCGTGATTCATGATTGGGAAAAATCTAAGTTCTACATTGAATAAAGTTAAGACCTAAAATGAGTTTATAAAGAGAGCCACCTCTTACCTTACAAGCCAGTTTTTGAAGGAGGAGTTAGATCCAATATAAAATCTAATACTCAAATAATTGCAGTAATTCACATATTCTTAACTTTAAAAGACATATTTTGCTTTTAATCTTTATCTTGCCTCCAAACCTGTAGTTTTTTTCTATGGATAAATCCTCTAAATGGACAGCTATTCTGCATTTTCTGAATTTTCCGATTCTATTTGACGTATTGGTATCTGCTTGAGCATAGTTAAACCAGAGATTGCATGATTTCTTGATGTTATCTCAATTACTATTCTGCAGGTTTCACAATGTTCTTTGAGGGACCTACTTTTGCATTGTTGTACGGATGATGCTTCAGATGTTCGACAAAGCGCCTTTGCCTTACTTGGAGACCTTGCTCGAGTAAGTTGAATGTGTATCTGCTTATGGTCCTTAAACACAGGATGTAGGAAACGATACATAAGCTGGTCTTTAATGTATGTTTGAACATAAATTGAGTTAGTTTTAGGAGCCATGAGTTTTTGTTTGGGTGGGGAGGGAGCAGGATTTTTGTGCATACCGTATCCTAGTTGATAGCATTCTAAGATTGGTTATTTGGCTAGGTGTGCGCGATTCATTTGCACCCTCGTTTGTCTGCATTTCTGGAAGTTGCTGCCAAACAACTGGTATGTGTGTGCCTGGTATAAATTTAGCTATACGGTTAAATTTATTCAATCCTTTTTTGATTAGCCATGTTTTATGTACAGGAAATTTCTAAGGTACATGAGGCTATTTCAGTGGCAAATAATGCATGCTGGGCAATTGGAGAATTAGCGGTTAAGGTATGTTATTGGTAAATGCTGTATTCCAATAAAACAATAGATGTATGGAAATTACTAGAATCTAATTGGCAATGATGgacttcaatttttaaaatgtaattcaAAACTGTCAGAGGTAAGAATTATGACAAAATCAGTTTTATAAGCTGTGTTAGACAATACTGATACCTTGAACCTGAAACACCAACCTTCATATGCTAAAAGATAATGTATAGAGGCATATGGTAGAGAAGCATCAGACAGGGAAGACGGTCATATTGCTCCCAGCAAAAGTAGTCATTGCTGATTTTCCCACTTTGATCATCTTTAGTGAGAAACCAATATGAGAGATTAAACTCAAAGAGATTGAGATGATGTCCTTTTGATCACAACTT
The genomic region above belongs to Cicer arietinum cultivar CDC Frontier isolate Library 1 chromosome 4, Cicar.CDCFrontier_v2.0, whole genome shotgun sequence and contains:
- the LOC101504261 gene encoding transportin-1; translation: MAAAATPSWQPQEQGFKEICALLEQQISHSSSADKSQIWNQIQQYSNLPDFNNYLIFIFSRAQGISVEVRQAAGLYLKNNLRNAYNLMRQEYQQYVKSELLPCLGAADKHIRSTTGTIVSVVVQTGGVSRWPELLQALVNCLDSNDLNHMEGAMDALSKICEDVPQILDSDVPGLAERPINIFLPRLFRFFQSPHALLRKLSLGSVNQYIMLMPSALYVSMDQYLQGLFVLANDPTAEVRKLVCAAFVQLIEVRPSTLEPHLRNVIEYMLQVNKDTDEDVALEACEFWSAYCDAQLPPENLREYLPRLIPILLSNMAYADDDESVIEAEEDGSEPDRDQDLKPRFHVSRFHGSDEVEDDDDDVVNTWNLRKCSAAALDILSNVFGDEILPTLMPIVEAKLSTVGDDGWKEREAAVLALGAIGEGCINGLYPHLLEIVAFLIPLLDDKFPLIRSISCWTISRFSKFIIQGIGHPKGYEQFDNILMGLLRRILDDNKRVQEAACSAFATLEEEAAEELAPRLEIILKHLMVAFGKYQRRNLRIVYDAIGTLAEAVGGELNKPVYLDILMPPLIEKWQQLSNSDKDLFPLLECFTSIAHALGTGFTPFAEPVFRRCINIIQTQQFAKTDLGAAGAQYDKEFIVCSLDLLSGLTEGLGSGVESLVSQCSLRDLLLHCCTDDASDVRQSAFALLGDLARVCAIHLHPRLSAFLEVAAKQLEISKVHEAISVANNACWAIGELAVKVRQEISPFVLSVISCLVPVLQHAEGLNKSLIENSAITLGRLAWVCPDLVSPHMEHFMQPWCNALSLIRDDVEKEDAFRGLCAMVKANPSGALSSLVYMCKAIASWHEIRSEDLHNEVCQVLHGYKQMLRNGAWDQCMSALEPPIKEKLSKYQV